DNA sequence from the Chitinophaga flava genome:
GTATATTGGATGTCTTTCAGCTGAAACCGCTGGCCTTCCAGCTCAGGGAAGCGGGTACCGATATTAAAACCCAGACGGGGAATAGCTACCTCATCATCCGCCAGCAGTTGATATTTCCATGCCAGCACGTTATTGCGCATATTTTTCTTTCCGCGCTCCTCCCAATTCTTTATTAGTTCCAGGGCCTGTCCTAAGGTAGATGTGTTGGGAAGGCCTTTGGCCAGAATGATCTCCTGTTGATCATCTTTCGGTATCAATTTCAACATAAAATGATCATCATCCTCATAAAAAAGTACCTGGATACAATGGGCCAGAGATTCGTCATAATGGTCCATACCAAAGGCCCTCACCCGTGTGTTCCCGAATGCAAGGTGTTGCTGCCGGACCTGCATCGGTCTTTCAAAAGGCAGCGATTTATGAAAAAAAGCACGGACAACAATTTGATTATTTTCATTGTGCAGGTGTGCATGATAGTCCTGCTTATCCAGTGAGCCCCTAAATGAAGTGGTATTGTTTAACAACCGAAGTTCGGCGGAACCAGCAGGTGAGAGCGGGATATGGCCGCCCAGTTCGAGGCGGAGCGCATCCCAGGCCAATAAAAGTGTTGAAGAATAAATTACATTTCTATTTGCCGGTAAAGCTCCGTCCGGCGTTGTTACAAAACTGGTGGCCTTCAAATCCTGCAGGGATATTTCTTCCGGAAAGCCGGCAGGCAGGGTATTCCGCTGCACAGGTTGACATTGGGTGAGTGAAATAGCACCAGCCAGCAGGCCGTAGGAAAACAGTTTTCTTGTCATCGGTACAGGTTGAATATATCTTTCGAAAGTCTGAAAATTTTATCTTATCCCGAAAAAAACAAACGGCGGGCATCCTGCTCATAAAAATTTCAACTATCTTGTTGCCAAGTTAATCTAAACCCGTTGTCAAATCCTATTAAAAAAATGCTGGCCCGGCTGATCATCCGGCTGTCCGGCAGATTGTCTTCCCGTCCGGATAAAAAAGCTGTTTTCGCTTCCCTGTCCCAGTTACACGAAGCTATTCTGAAAGGCAAAAAAGACAGGGGGCCTGTAGTGCCGTTTGCCAGCGACAGCGCCCGTATCATTATTTTCTCCGACCAGCACAAGGGTGCCCGCGACGCGGCAGACGATTTCAGGGATGCAGCAGCTACTTACTCCGGCGCATTGAAGTACTATTATGATCATGGCTATACTTTCATCAACCTGGGCGACTGTGAAGAGTTGTGGGAGAACAAACCTGCTGCTGTGATGGTTCACAACCAACAGCCTTTACAAGAAGAAGCCCGTTTCCTGCAACGCAAGCGCTACTATCGTATTTTTGGCAACCACGACCTGGAGTGGCACTACCTCGTTCCCCGCCGTCAGTTTCTGCGGCCGCTGTTCGGTAAAAAACTGCGGGTACACGAAGGACTTATTCTGCAAACACAATATAACGGTGACGCCTACCGTATTTTCCTCGCCCATGGACACCAGGGAGATAAAAGAAGTGATGGCAATACTTTCAGCAAGTGGTTTGTAGCCGCTATCTGGACACCGGTACAACGTTTCCTCGACATACATCCTGATACACTCTCCGAATCTTTTGATCTGGTAGATGCCCACAACATTATGATGTATGAATGGAGCCTGCAGGTCCCGAAAACACTGTTTATTTCAGGGCATACCCATAAGCCGGTCTTTGCTTCGATGGACCATATAGACAGACTCAACAAACAACTGCAACGGGCCACCGCAGAAGGAGACACTGCAGCCGTCAGCTCGCTGGAGGCTGAACTGCGACGGAGAGCGGATGAATATGCCGGTAAACAATTTGTTAAAACCATGGCACATCCCACTTACTTTAACACCGGCTGTTGCTGTTTCGATGATGGCGATATCACCGGCATAGAAATCGCCGACGGCTTTATCCGTCTCATCAAATGGACCCGTAAAGGCGGTGCTGTGGCCCATCGCAAAGTACTCGAAGAATGCCCACTCTACTATATCTTCGATCAGCTGAACCCATAACAAAAAGAGAGATGCGTTAATTGTATTTTCTTTAAAACATCATCACGAACAATAGAAACAACTGTTTGTTAGCTTTACATTAGCATGAAAACTATTGTTGATCCTAAACTCTGATCACATGAAAAAGTTAATTGTTCTGATGGCTTTGTCAATGTTTATAGCGATTTCAGCTGTTCGTGCGCAGGATCCAGGCCCTACCAAAAAAGAGATCCGGAAAGAGAGACATGCAGAAAAAAAATCACTCAGAGCTCTCAACGGAAAAGATGTCAGCTACCAATCCAAACAACGCTTCGCAGAAAATTTTGGTAATGCAACGGATGTCAAATGGGAACGCACTGCTTATTTCGATCAGGCAGCTTTTATTAACAAAGACGGTAAACCTATGACTGCTTACTACGATGATCAGTCTAATCTGGTAGGTACCACCTCCCCTGCTTCTTTTACAGATCTGCCAGCGGCAGCACAAAGAAACATAGAAAGACATTTTAAAAATTATAAAGACGCAACTGTTGTCTTCTTTGATGATAACGAGTTTAACCAGACCAACATGATCATTTATGGTGAAGAATTTGAAGACGAAGACAACTATTTTGTAGAACTGCGGGACGATAATGGTAAGCCCATCGTACTGCGGGTTACACTCGAAGGAGAAGTTACCTATTTTGCGGACATTAAATAAAACAAAAAACCGGAGACAGCTCCGGTTTTTTTATGATCATTTAGCCTGGATCACAGATAAGATATTACCAGCGGGATCTGTAAACCACGCCAGAGATATACCTCTTTCCGTATCCCGGAAAATACCCTTTTCATCTGTAGCGATAGGTTCTCCATAATGCAGGAACCGGATACCTTTCCGGGTAAGCTGTTCCACAGCTTCTTCCACATTTTCTACAGGAAAATTCAGAATAGTAAATGTTGCCGGCTCATGGTTGGGCTTGGGATAGATGAATATTTTCGAATTACCGTTCACGCGAAGTTCAAGTCCCTCAGGCATTTCTGCCACTTCCAGGCCCATTTTATCCTGATAGAACTGTTTGGCCTGCTGCAGGTCATCGACCGAAAAACTACTGAATGCAGTGGATTGTTTGAACATAGCTAAACATTTTTTAGATGAGCAATATCCATGCGCCTCAAATTTGTAACCAGAAAAAGTAGCTGCTATTTTTGAGATTTGACCTTCTTTACCGCACTGGGCGTGGCCATTTCCTTGATCCGGTATTTGACGATCTTATTGATCAATGATACCGGCAATGGTTTATCCAGTGGAAACTGGATGGCTCCTTTAGAAGTTTTATATGCTGTTAAATCATCCTGAAATACAGCAATAGCAGTTCCTCCGGGATAAAAACCCACATGCGCCTTGTAACCAGCAAACCATACCAGTACCTTATCGAGTTTGAAGGCCGGCATGTTGTAACTGATCACTTCTGTGGCTGCGGGGACCGCCTTACGGATAATTTCCCGCATCTCACGGGCTCTAAGGACGCTCTCTATGGGCAGGGTTGCCATATACTCATCCGTAGTAGTGAATTTTGTTTTGTTTTCCATATCCTTATTATAGATAGTGACAACACAAAAATACAAAGACCTTCCTTTTTTCTTGCGGTGTAAAGACGGCAATTCCAGGGGGTAGGTGCGTCAAAAAAGCAGGGGGTGCCTCTCGCGAAGCACCCCCTGTGATGGCAATAAGCTTAGGGATATTATTGCGTATCTATTTTTGTCTCCAGGCTGTCCTGCAGGGAAGGACGCAGGGCAGACAGCAGATTGTAACCAGTAGCATTTTCAATGTCCCGTACTGTTGTTCTGTATTGTTTCCAGTCGGTATTGATACTATTGATATTCGGAGTATTGACAGCTATTACACGGGTGCTGCCATTTACGCGGCTAAGGTCGTTGTTACCGTTAGGTAATACCACCACTACTTTCCAGATGTTGGAAGGTACAGTTACATTACCGTTGTCGATGGTATAGGTAACACCACCCTGAGAGCCGGTACCCCCTTGTCCGTAAGAACCGCAGATCACATATACTTCATTGCCGGCATTCACCAGGCTACGGGTATAGTTTTCGAGGTTTCCCCAGGTTTGCTGGTTATTGTTAGGAGCCTGTGGCATCATATTGCTCATGAGGAAAGTGGCAGAATTCGCGGTACTGGTGGATGTTCTGTCTGCTGAAGGACAGTTGTGGCCACGGTCAAATCCGGAGCCGGTATAGCTGGTGTTCTGCACCTGATACCAGCCGGCAGGCAGGGTATTATCAGCTCTGAAGTCGTTGGACCTGGTCGCAGAACCGAGATCGCTGGACTGAATATGCCAGCTTACCCAGTTGGGTGTAGCACGGCTACGGTTATACGACAATGTATAATAGGTCTTTACCATGAGGTAATTATTCTCAGCACTAACATCCGCCAGTGCGTTGCTGGGGTTACCCATCAGCATATTGTCATCATCGTTGCCGGTAGGCTGACCAGGGTCGGTACCAGTAGTGTCTCCTGCTGCCACAGCGATATCATCAATATTGATTCTGTTGGAGCCGCCGGAGGTTTTACGGATAGACAAACGGAAGCTGGCTACTGCCGGCATGGTGAAGGTGGCTGTTTGCAGGGAAGGAGCGGTAGTCACCGTATTACCCTGTTGCTGCCAGGTTTGTCCGTTGTCGGTAGATGTCACCAGCTGCCAGTCACTGTTACCGTCTGATCCATAGGTACCGTGTTTTACGGTAATGGTTAAAGTACCTGTACCACCGGTGATGTTGAAGTTGGTGGTCAGAGCGCCTGTATTGCGGATACGAACAGACTTGGTACCATTTTTAAGATCGGCAGTCAGATTGCCAATCAAAGCGTCATCTAATGTCCAGGAGCCGCTGGTAAGGGTTACGCTACCAACAGCATAAGCTGTTTTGGTGCCGGACTCAAAGTCTTCGGACAAACGAACAACGGATTCGGTGTTGGCTGATACACGGGTGGAATTAACTTCCTGAGGCTGGATAGTGGCCTCTTTTTTACAGGCAGCGAACAGGATACTGCCCAGGCAAAGGACAAAGCAATGCCGCATGAATTGTTTCATAATTCAAAATTTATAGGATACAACAAAAAGGAGACTATAACGGGCTATTAGGATTCTATCGATGTGGTGGCCAGTGCTATGCAGGTACCATCAGGCTGATGCCCGGTAATATAAACAGGTATACTCGTTCCCGTTTCTACACGGGAAACCTGTATATCGGACAGATTCTCTTTCAGAAACAAATACAGCTCATGAAAACGTTGTGCGTTGGCAACCATTGGCATATCATTGGGGTCAGCCGGATTACAGATCTGGTCAAAAAAAGTGACAGCATCTACAGACCGCACCACCTGCGATTCAACATCATGTAAAGCTGCAATTTTTTGCTGTACTCCCGCTGCAGGCAATACACCCCATTCCAAAATGGTAAGTGGATACTCTGATTCGCTGTAAAATAAAATACCGGCGATTTGGTTGTTAAGTTGTTCTAACAAAGAATGGTTTTGCATGAAATAAAGTTAGCCATTATTTCTATATAATTTTATCTTGATAACAATGGTAACATTAGTTTAATTTAATTCCAGGGCTATATTGGTTGTAGCTTTCTGGCTACAAGTGTTTTAATCTGATTGACTCAAAATTTAAATTGAGTGTCCTGATGCCGGGCATATCTATTATCGAAAATATCCCAGGGCTGAAACCCTGGGATATTTTAAATCATTTAATGCTTTCTCCTCTGGCAGATAATCTGAACCAGTCTTTGGCGTAAGGCTTCAGCAGCTCTGTAGCGGTGGAAGGCCCCCAGGTGCCTGCTTTATAAAGATGTAATTCTTTTGAAGGATATTTTTTCCAGGCATCCAGAATCGGCATCACAACTTTCCATGCTGCCTCTACCTGATCAGCACGCATGAATAAAGTGGGGTTGCCCTCCAAAACGTCCAGCAGTAAGGCTTCATATGCTTCCGGGATCGTTTCCGTATAGGCTTCCTGGTAAGTAAAGTCCATTTCTACCGGCTTCAGTTTCATTTTCAGGCCGGGCACCTTGCTTTCAAACAGCAAACTGATTTCCAGTTCAGGCTGTATACTGATGACCAGGCGGTTAGGTGTGAGATCATCCTTAAAGATCTTATGGGGCGAGTCTTTGAACTGTATGGTGATGACCGACGACTGAACAGGCATCGACTTACCGGTACGAAGATAGAAGGGAACACCTTTCCAGCGGTCGTTGTCAATAAACAGACGGGCTGCCACAAAGGTTTCTGTATTGGAAGCGGGTTGCACTTGCTCTTCTTTACGATAAGCCACCCGGCGTCCGCCTTGCACATTACCGGCAGTGTATTGTCCCCTGATCACATTCTTGAATACCTGTTGCTGTGTAAAAGGACGTATATGTTTCAGCACTTTCACTTTGGCATCGCGGATCAGCTCCGACTGATAAAATCCAGGCCGCTCCATCGCAATGATACACAACAGCTGCAGCAAATGGTTCTGTACCATGTCCCGCAAAGCCCCGCTGCTATCGTAATAGCCGCCGCGCTTGCCCACGCCCACTTCTTCCGCCACGCTGATCTGGATATGGTCGATATATTTCCTGTTCCACAACGGCTCAAACACATAATTGGCAAACCGGAAGGCCATAATGTTCTGTACCGCTTCCTTTCCCAGGTAGTGGTCGATGCGGTAGATCTGTTTCTCAGCAAAACGTTTGGTGAGGAACCGGTTCAGCTTTTTAGCCGTTTCGAGATCGGTACCGAAAGGTTTCTCCACTACAATACGGTCCTGCTGATCACGACCACACATGGTATTCACATGCAGGGCGTCCGCAATTACTTCGATGAACCTGGGTGCTACGGCGAAATAAAAAATGCGTACACTGTTTTTTTTATTTTCCTTATCAAAGGTGTCCAGTTTCTTCCTCAGTCGCTTGTAGGTATCTTCCTTCATGAAATCGCCCTGCAGATAAGTAATACAGGAAGCAAATTCATTCCACACTGCTTCATCCGCTTTACCATTCCGGCTGAATTCATTCACGCCGGCCAGCAGGTCCTGCTTGAAAACTTCTTCATCTTCTTCCAGAAAATCAACGCAGCAAATGGTGAATACCGGCGGCAGGTGATGGTCGGTGAACAGATTGTAAAGAGCCGGAATAAGTTTTCTTCTAGTCAGATCTCCTTTGGCACCAAAAATTGTAATGGCGGACGGGAGGTTTTTTCCAGGTTTCATCTAAGCATCGGTTTAACAGCTAAATTAGATGAATTCCTGAAATATGTGCGATGTTGCAGCAGTCTTTTATGTATATTTAAAATAACCATCCTCTTTTCAGGAGTGTAAGACATCAGACTTTTACCACCACTTTTCCTCTGGTACTGCCGGTTTCCAGCTGCTGATGCGCCTGTTTCATCTCTTCAAAGGAAAATACCTGCGACACTTCGGGCCTGATAAACCCTTGCGCAATAAGGTCTGCCAGCTGTTGCATGTCTTTTCCGCTGGAAGCGACTACGATAAAATATCCGTTTTTGTTTTGAGCAGCGGCCTTCGTTCCTACAGCTTCCCTTAACCCGGTAGGCAGGCTGATGATAGTTCCCTGTTCCCGCAGGGTCAGCAGGGAACGGTCAATATACTCGCCTCCCATGGAATCCAGCACCAGGTCGAGGTTCCGGTAGTGATCTTCAAAAGGAGCCGATTTATAATCGAAATGTTCATCTGCGCCCAGCCCCAGCACAAAATCGCGGTTGGCTGCAGAAGCGGTGCCTATCACATAGGCCCCCATGTATTTGGCTATCTGTACGGCAAAATGTCCTACACCACCTGCGGCGGCGTGGATCAGCACTTTATCGCCTTTTTTGATACCGGCGCTGTTCAATGCCTGCAAGGCGGTGAGCGCGGCCAGGGTGGCTGCTGCGGCCGCTTCGTGCGAAACACCGGCCGGTTTCAGGGCCAGCTGGTCAGCGGGCGCCGCTACATATTCCGCATAAGCTTTGCCATGTCCCGGGAAGTTGACCATCCCGAACACCTCATCCCCCTCTTTCAGCAAGGGAGAGCGGGAAGCCGTTACCACACCCGAAATATCCCATCCCAGAATAACTGGGTCCAAACCCTGAAATTTAGCTGTAAGCCCTTTACCCGAGCGGGTTTTAACATCTATTGGATTTATACTGATAGCTTTCACCTGAACCAGCACTTCGCCATCAGCGATCTCTGGTACGGGTAAGGTGGTGTAAACGAGGTTTTCCGTACCACCCGGGCTTTTCAAAACGATTGCTTTCATGACTATAGGATTAGGACACAAATGTAGCCAGAATGGGACCAGCTTTTCCTGTACATTAATGGTATAATTCTGTAAAAACTCAGGATAAAAAAAGGCGGCCCGGATAACCGGCGCCGCCCTACATCGATTCGTATGTCCGTTCTGGTTAGAATTCCTTTACAGCCTCACCCAGATCATAGGTGGGCACTTTCCCGTCCAAAGCCCCGGCTACAATACTGCTGCCGGCTGCGCTGCGGTATCCGCCGGCGCAATGTACCACAATCGGCTTATCGAGTGGGATCTCGTTTACCCGTTCCCGTAACTGGTCCAGTGGAATGCTGATAGCGCCAGGCAACAGCTGTATTTGTGCCTCAGATTCCATTCTCACGTCCACAATGGTATAATCCTGCGGATGAGTTTTCAGATCGTCCAGGGGCACAGGTTGCATAGTATGGCTACCAGCGTCAGACACCATCGCACCGCTGATCAAGCCTTCATAGCCTATCTTCGCCGCTTTGGCGATCACTTCCTGCAACTGCTGCTCGTTGGCGGCAATCAGGTAGAAATGCTCTCCTGGTGCTACCACGCTACCCAGCCAGGTTTCGAACTTACCCTGGTTTTGCAGGTTGATGGCCTGCGGCAGGTGACCTTTTTTAAAGGCTGCCGCCGGTCTGGTATCGATGATCAGGATGCCTTTATCCAAAGTGGCGGTGTCTTTCAACACCGGTACTTTCTCCAGAGAAGGCTGCAATGCTGGTGCTCCCTGCCTATTGACACTTACATCATAAGGGAAATATTTCGGGACAAAAGGTTGTTGGGATAACAGATCCTTTACAAATTCTTCCGGTGTCATGGACTGCAGGCTCCAGTTGGTCCTTTTCTCTGCCCCGATGGTGCTGCTATTGGCATCCCCCAGTGATTTACCGCAAAGTGTACCGGCACCATGTGCAGGATATACCAGCGTATGGTCCGGCAATGTCATCAGTTTTTCCCGCAGGGAGTGGTACATCTGCAGGGCCAGTTCCTGGCGGGAGGCTTGCAGATTACCCGCTTTTTCCCGCAGGTCAGGACGGCCGCAATCACCGATAAACAAAGTATCTCCGGTGAAGACTGCTTTGGTCTGACCATTTTCTTCCAGTACAATACTGATGCTATCCGGTGAATGCCCGGGCGTATTCAGTGCCTTGAAAGTAAGCTCTCCCACGTGTATCACATCTCCATCATCAAACGCTGTGTGTGGGTATTGCGCGCCTACCAGTTGTGAACAGTATACTACAGCACCTGTAGTCTGATGCAGCTCCAGATGGCTGCTAACAAAATCAGCATGCGGATGTGTTTCAATCACGCCGGTGATAGTAGCCTTTTTTGCTGCAGTATAAGCCAGATAAGGAGTTACGTCTCTGGCCGGATCTATCAGTATGATTTCATTGGCCACTTCGCTGTATACTGCGTAGGAATAGTGCGCCAGTGCTTTATCTTCAAATTGTCTTATTTCCATATCTGTCAGTTTTTTTAATGCGGTAATTTTTCACGGAACCTGCCATATACCCAGGTACCGGCAATAGCACTCAACAGTGTAACGGCTACCACAGTGGCACCCACACCGATCTGCGCGAATAATGGTCCGGGGCAGGCGCCGGTAACAGCCCAGCCGAGGCCAAACAACAGGCCTCCATATATCTGCCCTTTATTGAATTTTTTGGGATGAAACACAACCGTTTCACCATCCAGTGTTTTAATATTGAATTTTTTGATCAGCCATACAGATAACATTCCCACCATCACAGCGCTACCAATCACGCCGTACATATGAAAAGACTGCAGGCGGAACATTTCCTGTATGCGAAACCAGCTGATAACTTCTGCCTTCACAAAAATGATCCCGAATATTGTTCCTATCACCAGGTATTTTAATTGACTCAACCAGGTATTCATAAAAAGATGATTACAGTGAAAGAATAAAAGGCAGTATCAGATTAGCCATGATAAAGCCACCGATCATAAAACAAATGGTAGCCACCAGTGAAGGCCATTGCAGCGTAGACAAGCCCATGATAGCATGACCACTGGTACAGCCGCCAGCATATCGTGTGCCGAAGCCTACCAGGAAACCGCCGCCTACCATCATCAGCAGACCACGTACCGACAACAGCGCCGGCCAGTTGAACAGTTGCACCGGCACCAGTGAATGATAATCATTGATACCATATTGCGATAATTCAGTAACCAGCTTAGGGCTCACCGACATACCCGCAGGGTTGGCAAGCAGCGTGCCTGCGATGATCCCTCCTAACAGGATCCCCCCTACGAAAAAGAGATTCCAGGCTTCCTTCTTCCAGTCG
Encoded proteins:
- a CDS encoding MBL fold metallo-hydrolase; amino-acid sequence: MEIRQFEDKALAHYSYAVYSEVANEIILIDPARDVTPYLAYTAAKKATITGVIETHPHADFVSSHLELHQTTGAVVYCSQLVGAQYPHTAFDDGDVIHVGELTFKALNTPGHSPDSISIVLEENGQTKAVFTGDTLFIGDCGRPDLREKAGNLQASRQELALQMYHSLREKLMTLPDHTLVYPAHGAGTLCGKSLGDANSSTIGAEKRTNWSLQSMTPEEFVKDLLSQQPFVPKYFPYDVSVNRQGAPALQPSLEKVPVLKDTATLDKGILIIDTRPAAAFKKGHLPQAINLQNQGKFETWLGSVVAPGEHFYLIAANEQQLQEVIAKAAKIGYEGLISGAMVSDAGSHTMQPVPLDDLKTHPQDYTIVDVRMESEAQIQLLPGAISIPLDQLRERVNEIPLDKPIVVHCAGGYRSAAGSSIVAGALDGKVPTYDLGEAVKEF
- a CDS encoding DUF6691 family protein → MNTWLSQLKYLVIGTIFGIIFVKAEVISWFRIQEMFRLQSFHMYGVIGSAVMVGMLSVWLIKKFNIKTLDGETVVFHPKKFNKGQIYGGLLFGLGWAVTGACPGPLFAQIGVGATVVAVTLLSAIAGTWVYGRFREKLPH
- a CDS encoding metallophosphoesterase → MSNPIKKMLARLIIRLSGRLSSRPDKKAVFASLSQLHEAILKGKKDRGPVVPFASDSARIIIFSDQHKGARDAADDFRDAAATYSGALKYYYDHGYTFINLGDCEELWENKPAAVMVHNQQPLQEEARFLQRKRYYRIFGNHDLEWHYLVPRRQFLRPLFGKKLRVHEGLILQTQYNGDAYRIFLAHGHQGDKRSDGNTFSKWFVAAIWTPVQRFLDIHPDTLSESFDLVDAHNIMMYEWSLQVPKTLFISGHTHKPVFASMDHIDRLNKQLQRATAEGDTAAVSSLEAELRRRADEYAGKQFVKTMAHPTYFNTGCCCFDDGDITGIEIADGFIRLIKWTRKGGAVAHRKVLEECPLYYIFDQLNP
- a CDS encoding VOC family protein, which translates into the protein MFKQSTAFSSFSVDDLQQAKQFYQDKMGLEVAEMPEGLELRVNGNSKIFIYPKPNHEPATFTILNFPVENVEEAVEQLTRKGIRFLHYGEPIATDEKGIFRDTERGISLAWFTDPAGNILSVIQAK
- a CDS encoding DNA/RNA non-specific endonuclease, which produces MKQFMRHCFVLCLGSILFAACKKEATIQPQEVNSTRVSANTESVVRLSEDFESGTKTAYAVGSVTLTSGSWTLDDALIGNLTADLKNGTKSVRIRNTGALTTNFNITGGTGTLTITVKHGTYGSDGNSDWQLVTSTDNGQTWQQQGNTVTTAPSLQTATFTMPAVASFRLSIRKTSGGSNRINIDDIAVAAGDTTGTDPGQPTGNDDDNMLMGNPSNALADVSAENNYLMVKTYYTLSYNRSRATPNWVSWHIQSSDLGSATRSNDFRADNTLPAGWYQVQNTSYTGSGFDRGHNCPSADRTSTSTANSATFLMSNMMPQAPNNNQQTWGNLENYTRSLVNAGNEVYVICGSYGQGGTGSQGGVTYTIDNGNVTVPSNIWKVVVVLPNGNNDLSRVNGSTRVIAVNTPNINSINTDWKQYRTTVRDIENATGYNLLSALRPSLQDSLETKIDTQ
- the zwf gene encoding glucose-6-phosphate dehydrogenase yields the protein MKPGKNLPSAITIFGAKGDLTRRKLIPALYNLFTDHHLPPVFTICCVDFLEEDEEVFKQDLLAGVNEFSRNGKADEAVWNEFASCITYLQGDFMKEDTYKRLRKKLDTFDKENKKNSVRIFYFAVAPRFIEVIADALHVNTMCGRDQQDRIVVEKPFGTDLETAKKLNRFLTKRFAEKQIYRIDHYLGKEAVQNIMAFRFANYVFEPLWNRKYIDHIQISVAEEVGVGKRGGYYDSSGALRDMVQNHLLQLLCIIAMERPGFYQSELIRDAKVKVLKHIRPFTQQQVFKNVIRGQYTAGNVQGGRRVAYRKEEQVQPASNTETFVAARLFIDNDRWKGVPFYLRTGKSMPVQSSVITIQFKDSPHKIFKDDLTPNRLVISIQPELEISLLFESKVPGLKMKLKPVEMDFTYQEAYTETIPEAYEALLLDVLEGNPTLFMRADQVEAAWKVVMPILDAWKKYPSKELHLYKAGTWGPSTATELLKPYAKDWFRLSARGESIK
- a CDS encoding nuclease A inhibitor family protein; the encoded protein is MLEQLNNQIAGILFYSESEYPLTILEWGVLPAAGVQQKIAALHDVESQVVRSVDAVTFFDQICNPADPNDMPMVANAQRFHELYLFLKENLSDIQVSRVETGTSIPVYITGHQPDGTCIALATTSIES
- a CDS encoding iron chaperone, with translation MENKTKFTTTDEYMATLPIESVLRAREMREIIRKAVPAATEVISYNMPAFKLDKVLVWFAGYKAHVGFYPGGTAIAVFQDDLTAYKTSKGAIQFPLDKPLPVSLINKIVKYRIKEMATPSAVKKVKSQK
- a CDS encoding YeeE/YedE family protein — translated: MDILTFLQQPWPWYIAGPLIGLTVPVLLLVGNKSFGISSSLRHICAACVPAKVPFFDYDWKKEAWNLFFVGGILLGGIIAGTLLANPAGMSVSPKLVTELSQYGINDYHSLVPVQLFNWPALLSVRGLLMMVGGGFLVGFGTRYAGGCTSGHAIMGLSTLQWPSLVATICFMIGGFIMANLILPFILSL
- a CDS encoding NADP-dependent oxidoreductase, yielding MKAIVLKSPGGTENLVYTTLPVPEIADGEVLVQVKAISINPIDVKTRSGKGLTAKFQGLDPVILGWDISGVVTASRSPLLKEGDEVFGMVNFPGHGKAYAEYVAAPADQLALKPAGVSHEAAAAATLAALTALQALNSAGIKKGDKVLIHAAAGGVGHFAVQIAKYMGAYVIGTASAANRDFVLGLGADEHFDYKSAPFEDHYRNLDLVLDSMGGEYIDRSLLTLREQGTIISLPTGLREAVGTKAAAQNKNGYFIVVASSGKDMQQLADLIAQGFIRPEVSQVFSFEEMKQAHQQLETGSTRGKVVVKV